The following are encoded in a window of Nitrospirota bacterium genomic DNA:
- a CDS encoding Crp/Fnr family transcriptional regulator: MGITDMVAAIPLFHGLQEEQLEEVVTMMVDQVFGKGQAIFTEGEEATGFYVVASGRVKIFKISSEGKEQILHIMGPGETFGEVPMFAGGHYPAHAEAIEKSRVFFFPRSGFLDLIKKDPSLAMNMLAELSRLLRQLTRLVEELSLKEVPGRLAAYLLYLSDREDGSGELELTITKGQLASLLGTIPETISRILGKLSSQGIIQVQGRRITLLDRRALEGLAAEGKRAE, translated from the coding sequence ATGGGCATTACGGATATGGTTGCAGCGATTCCGCTGTTTCACGGCCTGCAGGAGGAGCAGCTCGAAGAGGTGGTGACCATGATGGTCGACCAGGTCTTCGGCAAGGGGCAGGCGATATTCACCGAGGGCGAAGAGGCGACCGGCTTTTACGTGGTCGCCTCGGGGCGGGTCAAGATATTCAAGATATCTTCTGAAGGAAAAGAGCAGATCCTCCATATCATGGGACCGGGAGAGACCTTCGGCGAGGTGCCGATGTTCGCCGGCGGCCATTATCCCGCTCATGCGGAGGCTATCGAGAAGAGCCGCGTCTTCTTTTTCCCCCGGTCGGGCTTTCTCGATCTCATCAAAAAAGACCCCTCCCTCGCCATGAACATGCTCGCCGAGCTTTCGCGGCTGCTCAGGCAGCTGACCCGTCTCGTCGAGGAGCTCTCCCTCAAAGAGGTGCCGGGCAGGCTGGCAGCCTACCTGCTCTATCTGAGCGATCGCGAAGACGGCTCGGGTGAGCTGGAATTGACCATCACGAAGGGCCAGCTGGCGAGCCTTCTGGGGACCATTCCCGAGACGATATCGAGGATCCTCGGCAAGCTGAGCAGCCAGGGAATAATCCAGGTCCAGGGGCGGCGCATTACCCTTCTGGACCGGAGGGCCCTGGAAGGGCTTGCTGCTGAGGGCAAGCGCGCCGAATAG